The following are encoded in a window of Ruminiclostridium herbifermentans genomic DNA:
- the rpsO gene encoding 30S ribosomal protein S15 — protein sequence MVKETKQEIIAKYQLHEGDTGSPEVQIAILTERINHLNEHLRIHKKDHHSRRGLLKMVGARRGLQNYLMKTDIERYRAINEKLGLRK from the coding sequence ATGGTTAAGGAAACAAAACAAGAAATTATTGCAAAGTATCAGTTGCACGAAGGTGATACTGGTTCACCAGAGGTTCAGATTGCTATTCTTACAGAAAGAATCAACCACCTCAATGAACACTTGAGAATTCACAAGAAGGATCACCATTCAAGAAGAGGTCTTCTTAAGATGGTTGGTGCTAGAAGAGGTTTACAGAACTATCTTATGAAAACTGATATTGAAAGATATCGTGCAATTAATGAAAAGCTAGGTCTAAGAAAATAA
- a CDS encoding AAA family ATPase — protein MNENSVLLRKIADNVEKVIVGKRNAIELTLIALISNGHILLEDVPGVGKTSLVSALAKSISASFSRIQFTPDVLPSDITGFSIYNQKKGEFEYRPGSAMCQILLADEINRTSPKTQSSLLEIMEEKQVTVDGTTYKLPKPFMVLATQNPIDYIGTYPLPEAQMDRFFLKISLGYPEAGEEAYILTRFLQDNPLETLKPVADSSDIINMQNEVKQVHIDNTLKSYVVEIVNLTRRNDFIALGSSPRGSLAVCRAAQAWAYYNGRDHVLPEDIKKMLLPTLCHRILLKQEAKLKKMSAIDILTSIIEKVYIPLVEKV, from the coding sequence ATGAATGAAAATTCTGTTCTTTTAAGAAAAATTGCTGATAATGTTGAAAAAGTTATTGTCGGAAAAAGAAATGCAATAGAACTAACCCTGATAGCTCTAATTTCCAATGGTCATATTTTGTTAGAGGATGTTCCTGGTGTTGGTAAAACCAGTCTTGTATCGGCATTAGCTAAATCTATTTCTGCTTCATTCTCTAGAATACAATTTACTCCAGACGTTCTCCCTTCTGACATAACAGGATTTTCTATTTATAATCAGAAAAAAGGTGAGTTTGAATACAGACCCGGTAGTGCTATGTGTCAGATATTATTAGCTGATGAAATTAACAGAACCTCTCCAAAAACCCAATCAAGTTTGTTAGAAATTATGGAAGAAAAGCAAGTTACTGTTGACGGCACTACATACAAGCTTCCGAAACCTTTTATGGTTTTAGCAACGCAAAATCCTATAGATTATATAGGTACTTATCCACTTCCAGAAGCACAAATGGATCGTTTCTTTCTGAAAATATCACTAGGCTATCCAGAAGCAGGTGAAGAAGCATATATATTAACTAGATTCTTACAGGACAATCCATTAGAGACATTAAAACCTGTTGCTGACAGTTCTGATATTATAAATATGCAAAATGAAGTTAAGCAAGTACATATTGATAATACACTCAAAAGTTATGTTGTTGAAATAGTAAACTTAACTAGGAGAAATGATTTTATTGCTCTTGGTTCAAGTCCAAGAGGTTCACTTGCTGTTTGTCGTGCCGCACAGGCTTGGGCATATTACAATGGTAGAGATCATGTGCTACCTGAAGATATTAAAAAAATGCTTTTGCCTACACTTTGCCACCGAATTTTATTAAAACAGGAAGCAAAGCTGAAGAAAATGTCCGCTATAGATATACTAACTTCAATTATAGAAAAAGTGTATATACCATTAGTGGAAAAAGTTTAA
- a CDS encoding DUF58 domain-containing protein, protein MKKNRITFIFLFLLSIIFKYSFGGFVPSFFFNTLLTLLFASIGYTIYVYIRIKFIQDIEKRIIVKGESLKLIVKLYNEDFLIFPYVFVSFFGSHSHFNAESYSQSLAITPFSKKEFVFDMECKYRGQYEIGISDIYIEDFLGLIRLKYKIPETKKIIVYPNIVYLSKFDIFSNSCSDSQNFSLGIVEDVNNIKDLRNYTYGDSLRRIHWKQTAKNNQLMVKNYQSTTDVNLNILLDLRHGKYSEDINIIIEDKLIEAVISVVHYYLFKNVAINYIYFDQKLEVLKAANQAEFDLIYKTLSSVEFKQQVSLADIVKLHYESRNNLNDMIIFTSNLDIDLYNEIYNAQMSNHSICLIYVSPRTLVNEKNDIIDEILDNLPEIGVRAYTINPDDNLNAILGG, encoded by the coding sequence ATGAAAAAAAATAGAATTACATTTATTTTCTTGTTTTTGTTATCAATAATATTTAAATATAGCTTTGGCGGCTTTGTTCCCTCCTTCTTTTTTAATACTCTTTTAACGCTGCTATTTGCTTCAATTGGCTATACCATCTATGTATATATAAGAATAAAATTTATTCAAGATATTGAAAAGCGAATAATTGTAAAGGGTGAAAGTCTTAAATTAATTGTAAAGCTTTACAACGAAGACTTTTTAATATTTCCTTATGTATTTGTATCGTTTTTTGGCTCACATTCACATTTTAACGCTGAAAGTTATTCTCAAAGCCTTGCTATTACCCCATTCTCAAAGAAAGAGTTTGTCTTTGATATGGAATGCAAATATAGAGGTCAATATGAAATAGGTATAAGTGATATATACATAGAGGATTTTTTAGGACTTATCAGATTAAAATATAAAATTCCTGAAACAAAAAAGATTATAGTCTATCCAAATATTGTATACCTAAGTAAATTTGATATATTTTCGAATAGTTGTTCAGACTCACAAAACTTTTCATTAGGTATAGTTGAGGATGTAAATAATATAAAGGATTTAAGAAATTATACGTACGGTGACAGCCTAAGAAGAATTCACTGGAAACAAACTGCAAAAAACAACCAGCTAATGGTTAAAAATTATCAAAGCACAACAGACGTAAATTTAAACATACTATTGGACTTAAGGCATGGCAAGTACTCAGAAGATATAAACATTATTATCGAAGACAAATTAATAGAAGCTGTTATTTCCGTTGTACATTATTATTTATTCAAAAATGTAGCTATAAATTATATCTATTTCGATCAAAAGCTTGAGGTCTTAAAAGCTGCGAATCAAGCTGAGTTTGATTTAATTTACAAAACATTATCTTCTGTAGAATTCAAACAGCAAGTTTCTTTAGCTGATATTGTAAAGTTGCATTATGAAAGCCGAAACAACTTGAATGATATGATTATTTTTACAAGTAATCTAGATATTGATTTATATAATGAAATTTATAATGCACAGATGTCAAATCATTCTATATGTCTTATTTATGTTTCTCCAAGAACGCTAGTTAACGAAAAAAATGACATAATAGATGAAATTCTTGACAATTTACCTGAAATTGGTGTGCGAGCATATACTATCAATCCAGATGATAACTTAAATGCTATACTTGGAGGTTAG